The Nilaparvata lugens isolate BPH unplaced genomic scaffold, ASM1435652v1 scaffold10575, whole genome shotgun sequence genomic interval TACTGTAAaacagtttttattatttttgagttgAAAGTCtctacttttttttatttcagtagtttCTCATTGCAATTTATTGTCTTTCCGTGAATTTCACAGTTTCTGGATTTCAGTATTTACCAATGTGGAAATTGAAGTATTGGGATGTGCGCATCTCTCCAGAGATTTTAATTAATTAGGTTCAATAGTAAAATTTATCAGACTCACGTTTTGAGCATCACTCATCCTGGACTATCGGCTATTACTTGGGAACGTTTTAGTTGTgtcaatttaaaatttttcatttttgtttccaGGCTAAGACTACCAAAAAGATTGTGTTGAGGATGGAATGTACCGACTGCAAGTACAGGAAGCAAGTACCTCTGAAGCGATGCAAACATTTCGAACTTGGTGGCGACAAGAAGAGGAAAGTAAGTGAATTATTCCTCTTTTCCATATAAGTTGTTTTATTCATGACTAGCAGTAacacgtgctccgcaagggtctattttaaaactttacaaactgaaaactagacGTAATGTTATCTTGGTAAATTGAAAATACctatgcctataaccatcctcggttaatttaGAATTTTGATGCAAAATTTCAGTTAATTAGTTGAGtaagttcagacgtgatgatgtgtcaaacataattttcctatcccgtaagtgtataagtcagttctttcctttattatagtactagcaggtaacccgtgctccgcaagggtctattttacaaactgaaaactagacgtaatgtatcttgaaaaattgaaaatatgcctataaccatcgTCGTTTAATTTAGAATCTTGATGCAAAAtgccaagttaatcagttgagtagctcagacgtgatgcgtcaaacataattttcctatccaatcagtcagttctttcctttattatagtaggcCTAGCCTATAGATTGGTTTGTATGTTGATGTTTTAATCGATTATCAAGCTGCAGGTTGATTGATAAGTCAATCAACATAGTCAATGTAACATGACTTTTGTGTagtgagaagttgatattgtggtaattattcatattgaatgaaaaagactaagaaattgtcaaaaaaaaaccATGATATGATAATTAGAaggaccggtttcggttatacaccattgtcaatctctgataaactaaaaactgttaagtttagttgagttttaatttatcagagatattgacaatggtggtaataccgaaaccggtctttctaattatcaataaatcagtggttttttgacaattcttagtctttttcattcagtagaCATAACTGATGCTTTCAATTGTACACGAAGCGTTTTTAAACAATTCGGCAGGGctggaagctctccgattggctgattatcagctgattcccgaacacCCACCCGATTACCCAATttgagagcttcctgccctgccgactcgtctgaaaacgctcGTCAGGCCTCGCCCATAATAAAGTAGGATAAGAAAGGTTATGGTGAATCATTACTTATTTTCTTAATAATGATTCACTCATGAAAGTGCGCTGTGCCAAACTTGATTGATTACATGATTAATATTCTACTATATTAAGATTCACTTTATATAaagtcaccaaaaattatagaacgGCAGAGTTGCCAATTTCCTGTTACTACCGCCTACTGTTAGAAGTGattccggtatatctgatataatgTATTAatgttgattcttgttaataaaatcaaatatatttatttcgtCAAGAATAgttatttcgcacctagagcagaaaatgagatttttccagctcgaaatcggttttcaagtccgaggccgtaggccgaggactagaaaagattgagagctggaaaaacatttttgcccgtggtgcgaacgatatttttcgccacactacaggtattgctgacaaaataaagatactcgttaagctatcgtacctatctcttgattttagtggtagaagatttgcagtcaggatttcagattcttttaaaatttcacttggaataccacagtcatcttcaagcatttttgaaaatttggaatgcactaatcaacaataaataattgaaaaaaattgttgcgaagcgaattagtttgattcgaaactggaactgaaatcatggcgacttcagctgaagatgaaagtggacactcgcccgatctagcggatgacttattaactacttccatgagcggctggaaagagacactttctggcctagaccggaaaagaaaaccttttctgacgtcgtctgcaaacaaggtctttcagatccacgtagggactggaaaactgctgttttctgtgcagtgtggcgaaaaacatattttcatgttttaattataaatgttgataattattatcttggtttttttttattttttcatagaCAATTGGGTGTAAAGGTAGgcggcgcacacagatcgtaaTCGGACGAACGgcacggatcggacgattagatttgatgtattgaaaacaatgcatcacaTCTAATCGCCGATGAGTACCGTCCGTcagatgacgatctgtgtgcgccgcCTACCTTTACACCCAATTGtctatgaaaaaataaaaaaaaataccaagataataattatcaacattataattaaaacatgaaaatatgttttcttgACGAATCTGTGTGCGCCTATCTTAACAGTGCGGAtcggaaaaggatagagctatctatTTGTTTAAtgacacaaggatagcaaccaATTTAATGAGACAGACACACagacaaaatatatttatttaatgcaATTTACAAAGTAAAAAACTTACGTTCTCATTTCCAATATTAACCAAGAATAAAAACAACCTCATGAAAACACTGCCAAATAAATGGTCTGCATGGATGCGCAAACCAgagtcacagtatacatacagtatggaaacttggctagtaccctgacgctaaaatccgccatcttgttaggaagcgtcgcattgtaatagtattgatggtaggttcggatcactttaatgatccggatcaaatgatctcattcactgccacgagccaatcagaagaccgggattggaacttcccaaggtcacgtgacatgtttagta includes:
- the LOC120355365 gene encoding 60S ribosomal protein L44-like, producing the protein MQSTQAHKVTQYKKSKERHASQGRRRYDRKQQGFGGQTKPIFRKKAKTTKKIVLRMECTDCKYRKQVPLKRCKHFELGGDKKRKVSELFLFSI